The Euphorbia lathyris chromosome 3, ddEupLath1.1, whole genome shotgun sequence genome contains a region encoding:
- the LOC136223108 gene encoding sulfite exporter TauE/SafE family protein 3-like: MAEIGSHWKGFSMSLRSSRAILICFVAVASMVMIAEARLKQQQVIVENYESEEAESGFIRLLNFLWQKGRLGYTHVWPELTFGWQIVVGSIIGFLGAAFGSVGGVGGGGIFVPMLTLIVGFDAKSSTAISKCMITGAAASTVYYNLKLRHPTLDMPIIDYDLALLFQPVLVLGISIGVVLNVILADWMITVLLIVLFIGTSTKAFLKGVETWKKETIIKKEAARRLRSNGDGSEEVEYKPLPGDANNGTGPESKKEEVAVLENVRWKELGLLFAVWFIILGLEITKNYTTTCSVEYWVCNLLQIPVALGVSSYQAVSLYKGRRKIESKGEAGTNFKVHQLVFYCFCGMMAGVVGGLLGLGGGFIMGPLFLELGVPPQVSSATATFAMTFSASMSVIEYYLLKRFPVPYALYFVAVSTVAAFIGQHVVRKIISILGRASIIIFILAFTIFVSAISLGGVGIVNMVHKIQNDEYMGFDNICSYEA, translated from the exons ATGGCTGAAATTGGGTCGCATTGGAAGGGTTTCAGTATGAGTTTGAGGTCTTCAAGGGCAATTTTGATTTGTTTTGTTGCCGTTGCATCAATGGTGATGATAGCAGAGGCAAGATTGAAGCAGCAGCAAGTTATAGTTGAGAATTACGAGAGTGAAGAAGCGGAATCTGGGTTTATTCGGCTTCTTAATTTCTTATGGCAAAAAGGTCGATTGGGTTATACGCATGTTTGGCCG GAACTGACATTTGGGTGGCAAATTGTGGTGGGTTCAATAATTGGATTTTTGGGAGCAGCTTTTGGGAGCGTAGGAGGTGTTGGAGGGGGTGGTATTTTTGTTCCCATGCTTACGTTGATTGTTGGTTTTGATGCAAAATCATCTACTGCTATTTCAAAAT GTATGATTACCGGTGCAGCGGCTTCAACAGTGTACTACAATTTAAAGCTTAGGCATCCTACCTTAGATATGCCGATCATCGACTATGACTTGGCACTTTTGTTTCAACCAGTGTTGGTACTTGGGATCAGCATTGGTGTCGTTTTAAATGTGATTCTTGCTGACTGGATGATCACAGTTCTGCTAATTGTTTTATTCATAG GCACATCAACTAAGGCTTTCCTCAAAGGTGTAGAAACATGGAAAAAAGAAACCATCATTAAAAAG GAGGCTGCTAGACGTTTACGATCAAATG GCGATGGCAGTGAAGAAGTGGAATACAAACCTCTTCCTGGAGATGCAAACAATGGCACAGGGCCAGAATCCAAAAAAGAAGAG GTGGCTGTTCTTGAGAATGTTCGATGGAAGGAACTTGGACTACTCTTTGCTGTGTGGTTCATCATCCTTGGACTGGAAATAACCAAG AATTATACAACAACTTGTTCAGTGGAATATTGGGTTTGCAATCTATTGCAG ATTCCAGTTGCTCTTGGAGTTTCTTCATATCAAGCAGTTAGCTTGTACAAAGGAAGGAGGAAGATTGAATCCAAAGGAGAAGCCGGCACAAATTTCAAAGTTCACCAGCTGGTTTTTTATTGTTTCTGTGGAATGATGGCTGGAGTAGTTGGCGGGTTGCTCGGTCTTGGTGGTGGATTCATTATGGGACCTCTTTTTCTGGAGTTGGGAGTCCCTCCACAG GTATCAAGTGCCACAGCTACTTTTGCTATGACATTTTCTGCTTCCATGTCTGTGATAGAGTATTATCTCCTGAAACGTTTCCCAGTTCCTTACG CTTTATACTTCGTTGCTGTGTCGACGGTTGCTGCATTCATAGGGCAGCACGTGGTCCGAAAGATCATAAGCATATTAGGGAGAGCATCTATAATAATCTTCATCCTTGCATTCACAATATTTGTGAGTGCAATATCACTAG GTGGGGTTGGCATAGTAAATATGGTACACAAGATCCAAAATGACGAATACATGGGATTTGATAACATTTGTTCTTATGAAGCTTAG